In Fluviicola sp., the sequence TGGGTTAGCGAAGTAAGCACCACGTTTGTGTGCTTTCCATGCAGCCGTTACGTTTGATCCCATCGCGTTTGTTGAAAGGAAGTAAACGTTCCCGTATCCACCTGTACACAAGATTACAGCGTGAGCAGAATGGCGCTCAATTTCTCCTGTAATTAAGTTACGTGCAATGATTCCGCGAGCCTTTCCGTCCACTTTCACCAGGTCCAGCATTTCGTGACGGTTGTACATCTGTACATTCCCCAAACCGATTTGGCGGGAAATGGCCGAGTAAGCACCCAGCAAAAGCTGTTGTCCTGTTTGTCCTGCAGCGTAGAACGTACGTTGTACCTGTGTACCACCGAATGAACGGTTATCCAGCAAACCTCCGTACTCACGTGCAAAAGGAACACCCTGGGCAACACACTGGTCGATGATGTTTCCGGAAACTTCCGCTAAACGGTGAACGTTTGCTTCACGTGCACGGTAGTCACCACCTTTGATCGTATCGTAAAATAAACGGTAAATGGAGTCACCGTCATTCTGGTAATTTTTTGCTGCGTTGATACCTCCCTGTGCTGCAATGGAGTGAGCACGACGTGGAGAATCCTGGAAACAGAACGCTTTTACGTTGTATCCCATTTCTCCAAGGGATGCTGCTGCAGAAGCTCCTGCCAAACCTGTACCCACAACGATAATGTCGATTTTCGGGCGGTTATTCGGAGCAACTAAGCGCAGGTGATCTTTGTAGTCGGTCCATTTTTTCGAAATGTGACCTTCTGGTATTTTTGAATCTAGAATAGACATAAAGTACTTTTTTGAATATTATCTTCTTAAATAAATAACAACTGGAATAATCGCAAATAAGAACGGAACTACGATCGAGAATGCTCTTCCCACAAATAAGATCAATCCGTTGTATTTTCGGTGGTTTAGTCCCAATGACTGGAATGCAGAAGCGAAACCATGCCACAAATGGAACATTAAAACAAACATGGAAACCACGTATAGAATAACTGCAACCAAAGCCAGTTTGTTGGTAGGCTGTCCCTGCTGGGATTGCCCGAAGAAGTTCATAACCACCGTGTGCAGATCTTTGTAGCCTTCACCCACCTGCAAACCGGTTTGTTTGTCGTATAGGTGAGACACTTCTTTCACATCGAAAAGTGCTGTGTCTTTTCCTGCAACTGCTTGTCCTGTTTGAGGATTGAAATAAATACCCTGATTCATTTCTTTGATGGTGTAAGGAATGTACTCACCTTTTGTCGTAAGCAAATAGTTGATGCGGATATTGGATACCGTAGTTTGTCCGGTCACCGGATTTTGCTGTTTTTCCGATCGGTCAACAATTTTGGTATGTAACGGAACCGTTTCAGTGATCTTTTGGGACCACCAGAAATTCGCCATGTGCGTGACAATGAACACTAAAATGATCGTACCCAAAATCGCCATGTAGCGGGAAGCTGTGCTGGAGTTTGTTCCGGGACGGTTATAAGCATAGTTTTGCGGACGAGCTTTTTTGTTTTGAACCGCCAGGTACAATCCGATGCAGGCATGCGCCAAAATGGAGAAGTAAGTGACATAAGCCAGGATCTTGATAAAGATGTTGTGGCCCATGAAGTAAGCATACTCATTGAAAGCACGTCTTCCTTCCTCTCCCGTTTTTGTAATTAGCTGCAAATTTCCCAGCAAGTGTCCGATAAGAAAGGTGATCAGGAAAAGCCCCGTGAGAGCCACCCAATACTTCTTTGCTAATGAGGACGTAAATATTCCAGATTTACTCATAGTATTTTTAAAAAATGTTTCAAACGTTACAAATTTAATAGCTAGAACAACCCGAATGACCCTTTCCTCTTATTTAGAAACAATATAGATTATTTTAGAAAAGTGAGAATAAATGCGGATTGGAGCCAAAAAAAGCGGCCAGATGACCGCTTTTCGAAAATTATGAACCGGGTATTTAATGACTTACTACATCGCTATCAAGGGAAATACCTTGCTTTTTCAACAGTTTATTTACGAAAATCGCAAAGAAGGTAATGTAAGCGAAACAAATAGCTCCAACAATGAAAGAAGGTTGGATTCCAATGATGTCGGATAATTTTCCCTGGATTGGCGGAATCAATCCACCACCCAAAATCATCATTACCAGGAAGCCTGAACCCTGCGCCTGGTGTTTTCCCAATCCGGCAAGGGAAAGTGAGAAAATACATGACCACATGGTTGAACAGAAAAGTCCTGCGCTTAAAAAGGCGTAAATGGCAACTGTTCCGGAACTTGTTAACCCGATAAGGATGCAGACCAATCCGAGTGTTCCGAATAAAGCAAGGGAAAAGGCAGGTTTGTCATTGGTTACATAGAATGCAAGAATTTGCAAAAGTACGCAGACAATGTACCAGTAAAGCATATCGATGCGGTAACCTGAAAGCTTGAAAACCCCCAAAATAATTCCGAAGGCAATGAGTGGAACAACAAATTTCAGGATCATTTTTGCCTGGTTCGACAAATTGAAGGCATTAATGGATCCCGACCAGCGACCGATCATCATACTTCCCCAATACATGGCAATGTAGGGTGTAGTTTCGGACGACTCCAAACTACCGAAAGCCGGTTGTTTCAATAATTCGCTCAGGTTACTTCCTATGGCAACTTCCACACCCACGTAAACGAAAATGGCAAGCATTCCGAGACTTAACTGCGGATATTGCATTGCTCCCCAGCCGCTTTCATTCTTTTTGGCAGAACGATTCGCAAATAAAATTCCTCCAAGTACCACCAGGATTCCTGCAGAAAGCCAGATCATCCGTTTTTTCTCAAGTGGCCCGGAAATTTTTTTGATCTCTGTTTCGATGTCTTTTTTCGTCTCTTGCTGAGCAGTCGTTAGTTGCTTGATCGGTTTGTTGTCTTTTCCGATTGTCAGTTGTTCCAGATCTCCTTTTAATTCAGTTAATTGCTTGGCTTCATCGGAACGGTAGCTGTTGAAAACAGGAGCGAAACAAGCGATCAGCAAACCGGTTACGACTAATAGGGTTACCATGGTTTTCTTTGCTTTTTCACTTGCG encodes:
- a CDS encoding succinate dehydrogenase cytochrome b subunit, with the protein product MSKSGIFTSSLAKKYWVALTGLFLITFLIGHLLGNLQLITKTGEEGRRAFNEYAYFMGHNIFIKILAYVTYFSILAHACIGLYLAVQNKKARPQNYAYNRPGTNSSTASRYMAILGTIILVFIVTHMANFWWSQKITETVPLHTKIVDRSEKQQNPVTGQTTVSNIRINYLLTTKGEYIPYTIKEMNQGIYFNPQTGQAVAGKDTALFDVKEVSHLYDKQTGLQVGEGYKDLHTVVMNFFGQSQQGQPTNKLALVAVILYVVSMFVLMFHLWHGFASAFQSLGLNHRKYNGLILFVGRAFSIVVPFLFAIIPVVIYLRR
- a CDS encoding MFS transporter, which produces MQTTKTNYGALSTLTTVFFFWGFIAAGNSIFIPFCKHYFGLDQFQSQLIDFAFYGAYYLGALGLFVFSTLTRQDLVSTWGYKKSIVNGLLFSALGATMMIISVYLNVFAAMLFGLFIVALGFSLQQTAANPFMISLGDEKTGSNRINLGGGINSFGTTIGPVVVSLALFGSSAAVSDEMISKLSLNKVIFLYACVGCLFLGVAALFGFSKKVPAGKMDSEIPASEKAKKTMVTLLVVTGLLIACFAPVFNSYRSDEAKQLTELKGDLEQLTIGKDNKPIKQLTTAQQETKKDIETEIKKISGPLEKKRMIWLSAGILVVLGGILFANRSAKKNESGWGAMQYPQLSLGMLAIFVYVGVEVAIGSNLSELLKQPAFGSLESSETTPYIAMYWGSMMIGRWSGSINAFNLSNQAKMILKFVVPLIAFGIILGVFKLSGYRIDMLYWYIVCVLLQILAFYVTNDKPAFSLALFGTLGLVCILIGLTSSGTVAIYAFLSAGLFCSTMWSCIFSLSLAGLGKHQAQGSGFLVMMILGGGLIPPIQGKLSDIIGIQPSFIVGAICFAYITFFAIFVNKLLKKQGISLDSDVVSH